A region from the Marinobacter sp. SS13-12 genome encodes:
- the parC gene encoding DNA topoisomerase IV subunit A, with the protein MPEFQTTDEGFERVSLRDYTEKAYLDYSMYVILDRALPNVGDGLKPVQRRIIYAMSELGLKSTSKYKKSARTVGDVLGKFHPHGDSACYEAMVLMAQPFSYRYPLVDGQGNWGAPDDPKSFAAMRYTESRLAKFADVLLSELGQGTVDWVPNFDGTMDEPSVLPARLPHVLLNGTTGIAVGMATDIPPHNVREITAACVRLLDQPDATTDDLCEHVKGPDFPTYAEIITPRKDIRQMYETGKGSLRMRARWINESGEIVVTDLPHQVSGNRVLEQIAQQMQTKKLPMVADLRDESDHENPTRLVIVPRSNRVDQEGLMAHLFASTDLEKTYRVNINVIGNDGRPAVKGLRVMLTEWLSFRRTTVTRRLQHRLDKVLARLHILEGLLVAYLNIDEVIAIIRYEDKPKAELISRFGLSEEQAEAILELKLRHLAKLEEMKIRGEQDELAAERDELQAILGSEDRLRELIKDELLADAETYGDDRRSPIVERSEARAFSETELVSNDPVTVVLSEKGWVRAAKGHDIEPEGLSYKAGDKFAMAAKGRNNQQAVFLDSTGRAYSLVAHSLPSARGQGEPLSGRINPPSGATFSGLLMGDPARKVLLVTDGGYGFVTSLNDMISKNRNGKAVVSVPKGAEIMPPVTVPDSEKPLYLGAISNEGRMLVFPLSELPELSKGKGNKIISIPSARVQNREEYVVAVAVFAEDDQLEIRAGKRKMGLQFSDLEHYLGERGRRGHKLPRGLQRVDAIDVIQSASNAAEAADAASAEEQPDRE; encoded by the coding sequence ATGCCAGAGTTTCAGACCACGGATGAAGGCTTTGAGCGGGTTTCATTGAGGGACTACACCGAGAAGGCCTACCTTGATTACTCCATGTACGTCATTCTCGACAGGGCTTTACCCAATGTGGGTGACGGCCTGAAGCCGGTTCAGCGCCGGATCATCTATGCCATGTCCGAGCTCGGTCTCAAGTCCACGTCGAAGTACAAGAAGTCCGCCCGCACGGTCGGTGATGTTCTGGGCAAGTTTCACCCTCACGGTGACAGCGCCTGTTACGAGGCCATGGTACTGATGGCCCAGCCGTTCTCATACCGCTATCCGCTGGTCGACGGCCAGGGCAACTGGGGGGCGCCTGACGACCCCAAATCCTTCGCCGCCATGCGTTACACGGAATCCCGTCTGGCCAAATTTGCCGATGTCCTGCTCAGTGAGCTGGGGCAGGGCACGGTGGACTGGGTGCCGAACTTTGATGGCACCATGGATGAACCGTCGGTGTTGCCCGCCCGATTGCCTCACGTTCTGCTGAACGGTACCACCGGTATTGCGGTGGGTATGGCAACGGATATACCCCCCCACAATGTGCGGGAAATTACGGCCGCCTGTGTGCGCCTGCTCGACCAGCCGGATGCCACCACTGATGACCTGTGCGAGCACGTCAAGGGCCCGGATTTCCCGACGTATGCGGAGATCATCACCCCCCGCAAGGACATCCGGCAGATGTATGAAACCGGCAAGGGTTCGCTGCGGATGCGTGCCCGCTGGATCAACGAAAGCGGCGAAATCGTGGTGACGGACCTGCCGCACCAGGTCTCGGGTAACCGGGTACTGGAACAGATCGCCCAGCAGATGCAGACCAAAAAGCTGCCTATGGTGGCGGACCTGCGGGACGAATCGGACCATGAAAACCCGACCCGCCTGGTGATTGTTCCCCGCTCCAACCGGGTGGACCAGGAAGGGCTGATGGCCCACCTGTTTGCCAGCACCGATCTGGAGAAAACCTACCGGGTCAACATCAACGTGATCGGCAACGATGGCCGCCCGGCCGTGAAGGGCCTGCGGGTCATGCTGACGGAATGGCTTAGCTTCCGTCGTACCACGGTTACCCGGCGCCTCCAGCATCGCCTCGACAAGGTGCTCGCACGCCTGCATATCCTTGAAGGCCTGCTGGTTGCCTACCTGAATATCGATGAAGTCATTGCGATTATCCGTTACGAAGATAAGCCCAAGGCTGAACTGATCTCCCGCTTCGGGCTGTCGGAAGAGCAGGCCGAAGCCATTCTCGAGCTTAAATTGCGCCACCTGGCCAAGCTCGAGGAAATGAAAATCCGTGGTGAGCAGGACGAGCTGGCCGCCGAGCGGGATGAGCTCCAGGCCATTCTGGGGTCAGAGGACCGCCTGCGGGAGCTGATCAAGGATGAGCTGCTGGCGGATGCGGAAACCTATGGCGACGACCGCCGCTCGCCGATTGTTGAACGCAGCGAGGCAAGGGCCTTCAGCGAAACCGAACTGGTATCCAATGATCCGGTGACGGTTGTGCTGTCCGAGAAAGGTTGGGTCAGGGCGGCCAAGGGCCATGATATTGAGCCGGAGGGCCTCAGCTACAAGGCCGGCGACAAGTTTGCCATGGCCGCGAAAGGGCGCAATAACCAGCAGGCGGTGTTCCTGGATTCCACCGGGCGCGCCTATTCCCTGGTTGCCCACTCGCTCCCGTCTGCCAGGGGGCAGGGCGAGCCCCTGAGTGGTCGCATCAACCCACCTTCGGGCGCGACTTTCTCCGGCCTGCTGATGGGCGATCCGGCCCGCAAGGTGTTGCTCGTTACAGACGGCGGCTACGGGTTTGTGACCTCCCTGAATGACATGATCAGCAAGAACCGCAACGGCAAAGCGGTGGTGTCGGTGCCGAAAGGGGCGGAAATCATGCCGCCGGTGACCGTGCCGGACTCTGAGAAACCACTGTACCTGGGCGCGATTTCCAACGAGGGCCGGATGCTGGTGTTCCCTCTGAGTGAGTTGCCGGAGTTGTCGAAGGGTAAGGGCAACAAGATCATCAGCATTCCCTCGGCGCGGGTGCAGAACCGGGAAGAGTATGTGGTGGCCGTTGCGGTGTTTGCCGAAGATGACCAACTGGAAATTCGCGCCGGCAAGCGCAAGATGGGCCTGCAGTTCAGCGATCTGGAGCATTACCTGGGTGAGCGCGGCCGTCGTGGCCACAAGCTGCCCCGAGGACTCCAGCGGGTGGATGCCATTGATGTCATCCAGTCGGCCAGCAATGCTGCTGAGGCCGCTGACGCAGCAAGTGCAGAGGAGCAGCCTGACCGTGAGTGA
- the serB gene encoding phosphoserine phosphatase SerB → MSELVLINVSGRDKPGLTSEITGIMGQYHVRILDIGQAVIHDHLTWGILIEIPDESKSSPVIRDLLFRLHSLDLQVRFAPITIDEYQQWAEGRNRACYIVTLLSRDIKAEQIARVSAITARHGLNIDNISRLSARPSLNPSDNRIACVEFSVRGTPSDLEQLRSDFLHIAGEMNVDIAFQEDSIFRRNRRLVVFDMDSTLIDAEVIDELALEAGVGPQVAEITERAMQGELDFSQSFAERLALLKGLDESVLEGIAARLRLTEGAEHLILSLKSLGYRTAILSGGFTYFAHHLQQKLGIDYVYANELEIENGKVTGRVAGQIVDGRRKAELLLEIAEREHISREQVIAVGDGANDLPMLSQAGLGVAFRAKPLVKESARHSISTLGLDAILYLIGFRENDSLQIGK, encoded by the coding sequence GTGAGTGAGTTGGTTCTGATTAATGTGTCGGGGCGCGACAAGCCCGGCCTGACGTCCGAGATCACCGGCATCATGGGCCAGTACCATGTGCGGATTCTGGACATTGGCCAGGCGGTGATTCACGACCACCTGACCTGGGGGATCCTGATCGAGATCCCCGACGAGTCCAAGTCCTCACCGGTGATCCGTGACCTGCTGTTCCGGTTGCATTCGCTGGACCTGCAGGTGCGCTTTGCGCCCATCACTATCGATGAGTATCAGCAATGGGCTGAGGGCCGCAACCGTGCCTGTTACATCGTCACCTTGCTGTCGCGGGATATCAAGGCCGAGCAGATTGCGCGGGTGTCGGCCATTACCGCCCGTCATGGCCTGAACATCGACAACATCAGCCGGCTCTCGGCGCGGCCGTCACTGAATCCCTCAGACAACCGCATTGCCTGTGTGGAGTTCTCCGTCAGGGGCACGCCTTCTGATCTGGAACAGCTGCGCTCTGATTTCCTGCACATAGCCGGTGAGATGAACGTGGACATTGCCTTCCAGGAAGATTCCATTTTTCGCCGCAATCGGCGGCTGGTGGTGTTCGATATGGACTCCACGCTGATCGATGCCGAGGTGATCGACGAGCTCGCGCTTGAAGCAGGTGTGGGCCCCCAGGTGGCAGAGATTACCGAGCGCGCCATGCAGGGGGAGCTGGACTTCAGCCAGAGCTTTGCAGAACGCCTGGCCCTGCTCAAGGGTCTGGACGAGTCGGTGCTGGAAGGGATTGCCGCGCGCCTGCGTCTGACCGAGGGCGCAGAGCATCTGATCCTGAGCCTGAAGTCGCTGGGTTATCGCACGGCGATTCTGTCCGGCGGCTTCACCTACTTTGCCCATCATCTGCAGCAGAAGTTGGGCATTGATTACGTCTATGCCAATGAGCTGGAAATCGAGAATGGCAAGGTCACTGGCCGCGTGGCCGGGCAGATTGTTGATGGCAGGCGCAAAGCGGAACTGCTTCTGGAAATTGCGGAACGCGAGCATATCTCACGGGAACAGGTGATCGCCGTCGGTGATGGTGCCAACGACCTGCCCATGCTGAGCCAGGCTGGCCTGGGCGTTGCGTTTCGGGCAAAGCCACTGGTCAAGGAGTCCGCCCGCCACTCCATCTCGACCCTGGGGCTGGACGCCATTCTCTATCTGATCGGGTTCAGGGAAAACGACAGCCTTCAGATAGGGAAGTAA
- a CDS encoding EAL domain-containing protein — MQKKNATVHLLILDPSQNDAETLVSLLRNSGKATRAHRITSEEDLEETLKAGNWDLLLARDDADQEFGPDGALAMIRRMDKDIPSVLLTSEFNRERTVAVMKAGAHDAVPFENTDQLVLVVNRELSALEDRRRRRTLESHLREAEQRCQLLLESSKDAIAYINDGMHIYANQSYMEFLGYDDIDDLICIPVLDTLTPESQEKYKEFMKSFAESGEDGMTMNCVARRSDDQELNVTMSVSAATYDGEICTQIVIQPEHSDAELEEKIRQISSQDLLTGLFNRQYLMDALGQAIAKAGKDNQTGALAYIALDNFMSLKGQVGIAGADLMLGDLATLLKEQTPENMILARLSDDAFCLLCQPCEEKTLADQCEALCKKVEDHLFDINGRTVQLTLSIGVAAITENAPKAPDLMGRAHTASSELKKKEGHEQGNGVLVYNPADYESMDESNSVDAIQKALDDNRFRLLFQPIINLRGEGEEHYEAFVRMLNKDNEEVSPYDFLPPVGPSEMAIKIDRWVILQTIKQLSSHRSRGHDTRLFLNVTAETLEDKTFTPWLSVALKAARLPGDSLIFQIREGDANNFMKQAKEFAKAVHELHAKVSICQFGCALNPFNTLKHIDVDYVKIDGSFTEELQKKDEAKEEVKEMVKSLQSAGKLTIVPLVENASVLATLWQAGVNYIQGYYLQAPVPEMNYDFGDH, encoded by the coding sequence ATGCAGAAAAAGAACGCAACCGTACACCTGCTGATCCTTGACCCCTCACAAAACGATGCCGAGACTCTTGTGAGCCTGCTCCGGAACTCCGGCAAGGCCACGCGGGCCCATCGCATCACCTCTGAGGAAGATCTGGAGGAAACCCTGAAAGCAGGCAACTGGGACCTGTTACTGGCGCGGGACGACGCGGACCAGGAATTCGGTCCTGACGGCGCCCTGGCCATGATTCGTCGCATGGACAAGGATATTCCGTCTGTACTGCTGACCAGTGAATTCAACCGTGAGCGCACGGTCGCCGTCATGAAAGCCGGTGCCCATGATGCCGTGCCCTTCGAGAACACCGATCAACTGGTGCTGGTGGTTAACCGCGAACTGAGTGCACTCGAGGACCGTCGTCGGCGCAGAACCCTGGAGTCACACCTGCGTGAAGCCGAGCAGCGTTGCCAGTTGTTGCTGGAAAGCTCCAAGGACGCCATTGCCTATATCAATGATGGCATGCACATCTATGCCAACCAGTCCTACATGGAGTTCCTTGGCTACGACGATATTGACGACCTGATCTGTATACCGGTGCTGGATACCCTGACCCCGGAAAGCCAGGAAAAATACAAGGAGTTCATGAAGTCCTTTGCCGAAAGTGGTGAAGACGGCATGACCATGAACTGCGTGGCCCGCCGTAGTGATGACCAGGAACTCAACGTCACCATGTCTGTGTCAGCGGCCACTTACGACGGTGAAATCTGTACCCAGATTGTGATCCAGCCCGAACACAGCGACGCTGAGCTGGAGGAGAAGATTCGCCAGATCAGCAGTCAGGATCTGCTGACCGGTCTGTTCAACAGGCAATACCTGATGGACGCGCTAGGCCAGGCCATCGCGAAAGCCGGCAAAGACAATCAGACGGGCGCCCTGGCCTACATCGCTCTTGATAATTTCATGAGCCTGAAGGGCCAGGTTGGCATTGCCGGCGCGGATCTCATGCTGGGAGATCTGGCCACCCTGCTCAAGGAACAGACGCCCGAGAACATGATTCTCGCCCGCCTCAGCGATGATGCTTTCTGCCTGCTTTGTCAGCCCTGCGAAGAAAAAACCCTGGCAGATCAGTGTGAAGCCCTCTGCAAGAAAGTAGAGGACCACCTGTTTGATATCAATGGCCGCACGGTACAGCTGACCCTGAGCATCGGTGTTGCCGCTATTACCGAGAATGCGCCCAAGGCCCCTGACCTGATGGGACGCGCTCATACCGCTTCCTCGGAGCTGAAGAAGAAAGAGGGCCACGAGCAGGGCAACGGTGTTCTGGTTTACAACCCTGCCGACTATGAATCGATGGATGAAAGCAACTCTGTCGATGCCATACAGAAAGCTCTGGACGACAACCGCTTCCGGCTTCTGTTCCAGCCCATCATCAACCTGAGAGGCGAAGGCGAAGAGCACTACGAAGCGTTTGTCAGAATGCTCAACAAGGACAATGAAGAGGTTTCGCCCTACGACTTCCTGCCGCCGGTCGGCCCCTCGGAAATGGCCATCAAGATAGACCGCTGGGTAATCCTGCAAACGATCAAACAGTTGTCCAGCCACCGCTCACGTGGCCATGACACGCGGCTGTTCCTGAACGTAACGGCAGAAACCCTGGAGGACAAAACGTTCACGCCATGGCTGAGCGTGGCATTGAAGGCAGCCCGCCTGCCCGGTGACTCACTGATTTTCCAGATTCGTGAAGGTGACGCCAACAACTTCATGAAACAGGCCAAGGAATTTGCCAAAGCTGTTCATGAGTTGCACGCCAAGGTCTCGATCTGTCAGTTCGGGTGCGCACTGAATCCCTTCAATACCCTGAAGCATATCGACGTGGATTACGTGAAGATTGACGGTTCGTTTACCGAAGAGCTTCAGAAGAAGGACGAAGCCAAGGAAGAGGTCAAGGAGATGGTCAAGAGCCTGCAAAGCGCCGGCAAACTGACCATCGTGCCCCTGGTGGAAAATGCCAGCGTTCTGGCAACCCTGTGGCAGGCCGGTGTGAACTATATCCAGGGCTACTACCTGCAGGCGCCGGTTCCGGAGATGAACTACGACTTCGGCGATCACTAG
- a CDS encoding GTPase, which translates to MEGMILKPDLRVPEQKTASLSFCQTSPKAFRDWVNQLPMANIGEASRQLYHAIIELNHLFIAPQQRLQLLELIRPKIHFVCSELSRHYLGMAIALPEKQRKIANLSQALQLHAASGYKLCVLEFLDNGGLDKHRKAVATAIHRAISELAATIVRSHQLYCPSPAQSWLECHRLFRFAHRNKLNRLSVDDETLSHRRTSTVEDSYKRILLLGCARPNQLRQAELAQVYDLFENWTHLVSCGPETDNDSLFVVNMERDTAPIYRSLLEQKPGNDSYNFDTRELSEHIIESLHSRHQKNGYTASNLELPSRVSDTLLTHLSQALGILAKRNFNRISSQGTLEICVGLTATHFYVAGAKTFNEFVSGNDSGHHEHGHDQDNQFMRSSRRREDAWAGAHDAGPNDDPIQSADTPINFRNSIGATPDSEHDRRRPQSHHALLINTSPGGYCVGWETNVPASLQAGEILGVREQSNHPWSIAVVRWIRQVRNQGTQVGIELLAPSAAPCGVRLIQKVGNSSEYLRGLLLPEISVVNQAATLITPRLPFQSGSRISLLHDGREDQGTLSRKISATGSISQFELKLQNSGAATTHAMPAAAGASEDEFDSLWPSL; encoded by the coding sequence ATGGAAGGCATGATCCTGAAACCCGATCTCCGTGTTCCTGAACAGAAAACGGCGAGTCTCTCTTTTTGCCAGACATCACCAAAGGCCTTCAGGGACTGGGTCAACCAGCTGCCCATGGCCAATATTGGGGAGGCTTCGCGGCAGCTCTACCACGCCATTATCGAGCTCAACCACCTGTTTATCGCGCCGCAGCAGCGCCTTCAACTACTGGAACTGATTCGCCCGAAAATACACTTTGTCTGCTCCGAACTGTCGAGGCACTATCTGGGCATGGCCATTGCGCTGCCTGAAAAGCAGCGCAAGATTGCCAATCTGTCCCAGGCACTCCAGCTTCACGCAGCCAGCGGCTACAAGCTCTGTGTCCTGGAGTTTCTGGATAATGGCGGGCTGGACAAGCACAGGAAAGCGGTGGCCACAGCGATTCACCGGGCCATTTCTGAGCTGGCAGCCACTATTGTGCGATCCCACCAACTGTATTGCCCCAGCCCGGCACAGAGCTGGCTGGAATGTCATCGCCTGTTCCGGTTTGCCCATCGCAACAAGCTCAACAGGCTGTCTGTCGACGATGAAACTCTGAGCCACCGTCGGACCAGCACGGTAGAGGACAGTTACAAGCGCATTCTGCTGCTTGGCTGCGCCCGGCCCAACCAGTTGCGGCAAGCGGAACTGGCGCAGGTCTACGACCTGTTCGAAAACTGGACTCATCTCGTTTCCTGTGGCCCAGAGACAGACAACGACAGCCTGTTTGTGGTGAATATGGAGCGGGACACTGCGCCCATATACCGCAGCCTGCTGGAGCAGAAGCCCGGAAACGACAGTTACAACTTCGATACCCGTGAACTGTCAGAACACATCATCGAGTCACTGCACTCCCGTCACCAGAAGAATGGCTACACTGCCAGCAATCTGGAGCTTCCATCCCGGGTCAGTGACACGCTGCTGACCCACCTCAGCCAGGCGCTGGGCATTCTCGCGAAGCGGAATTTCAACCGCATTTCCAGCCAGGGAACCCTGGAAATATGCGTGGGGCTGACAGCCACCCACTTTTACGTGGCGGGCGCCAAGACATTCAATGAGTTTGTCAGTGGCAATGACAGTGGCCACCATGAGCATGGCCATGATCAGGACAATCAGTTCATGAGATCATCACGTCGGCGGGAAGACGCCTGGGCCGGAGCCCATGATGCCGGCCCCAACGACGACCCGATCCAGTCAGCGGATACCCCCATCAACTTCCGCAACAGCATTGGCGCCACACCCGACAGCGAACATGACCGCAGGCGCCCACAGTCTCACCATGCCCTGCTGATCAACACCAGCCCCGGCGGCTACTGCGTCGGCTGGGAGACCAACGTGCCGGCGTCGCTGCAAGCCGGAGAAATACTCGGGGTTCGTGAACAGTCCAACCACCCCTGGAGTATTGCCGTGGTGCGCTGGATACGCCAGGTTCGCAACCAGGGCACCCAGGTGGGTATCGAACTGCTGGCTCCCAGTGCGGCGCCCTGCGGTGTACGTCTGATCCAGAAAGTGGGCAACAGCAGCGAATACCTTCGGGGCCTGCTCTTGCCAGAGATCAGCGTGGTTAACCAGGCGGCGACCCTGATCACACCACGGCTTCCGTTTCAGTCCGGGAGCCGGATATCGCTGCTCCACGATGGCCGCGAGGATCAGGGCACACTTTCCCGCAAGATCTCCGCAACCGGCAGCATCAGCCAGTTCGAGCTCAAGCTTCAGAATAGCGGAGCTGCAACCACGCACGCCATGCCGGCTGCGGCGGGTGCCAGCGAGGACGAATTTGATTCGCTGTGGCCGTCACTCTAG
- the epmB gene encoding EF-P beta-lysylation protein EpmB, whose translation MIQRTATRIEARPVDRDTRSWQQLLSASVTTPEDLLRRLRLDPAIWLSGATEGHRLFPLRVPEPYLQRIVPGDPADPLLRQVLPLFAETVAQSGFVRDPLQESESMQATGLIRKYQSRALLMVTGQCAINCRYCFRRHFPYDEHRLSPEDRVEALTTLANDNRINEVIFSGGDPLVANDRLLSSWAESLADISHIRRLRIHTRLPVVIPQRVCDSLLAWLSASRLQMVMVIHANHPAELDNDTRLALGRLKAAGVTLLNQSVVLKGVNDSAVVLAELSERLFECGVLPYYLHAFDPVEGAHHFSVSDDKARELVRQLIATLPGFLVPKLVRELPDRPGKTPLDLFA comes from the coding sequence ATGATACAGCGAACCGCCACCCGTATAGAAGCCCGCCCAGTCGATCGTGATACGCGCAGCTGGCAACAGCTACTGTCAGCGTCTGTCACCACGCCAGAGGACCTGCTCAGGCGACTCCGGCTTGACCCGGCCATCTGGCTGTCCGGTGCTACAGAAGGCCACCGCCTGTTTCCGCTGCGGGTACCGGAGCCCTATCTGCAACGCATCGTTCCGGGTGATCCGGCCGACCCGTTGTTACGGCAGGTTCTGCCGCTCTTCGCCGAAACCGTTGCGCAATCCGGATTTGTCCGTGATCCGCTACAGGAGAGCGAGTCGATGCAGGCGACCGGGCTGATCCGGAAATACCAGAGTCGCGCCCTGCTGATGGTTACCGGTCAATGTGCCATTAACTGTCGCTATTGCTTCCGCCGTCATTTCCCCTATGACGAACATCGGCTATCGCCGGAGGACCGGGTAGAAGCACTGACGACCCTGGCCAATGACAACCGCATCAATGAGGTAATATTCAGCGGGGGTGACCCGCTTGTCGCCAATGATCGGTTGCTGTCATCCTGGGCCGAATCCCTGGCGGACATTTCCCATATCCGCCGCCTCAGGATTCACACACGGCTGCCGGTTGTGATTCCTCAACGTGTTTGCGACTCGTTGCTGGCGTGGCTTTCCGCCAGCCGGCTGCAGATGGTAATGGTGATTCACGCCAATCATCCGGCGGAGCTGGATAATGACACCCGGCTCGCTCTGGGGCGGCTGAAGGCCGCCGGCGTCACCCTGCTGAATCAGAGCGTTGTCCTTAAAGGCGTTAACGATTCGGCAGTCGTATTGGCCGAACTGAGCGAGCGGTTGTTTGAATGTGGTGTGCTGCCCTATTACCTCCACGCTTTTGACCCGGTGGAAGGCGCCCATCATTTCAGCGTCAGTGACGATAAGGCGCGGGAGCTGGTCCGGCAACTGATCGCTACACTCCCCGGATTCCTGGTCCCAAAGCTTGTCAGGGAACTGCCTGACCGCCCCGGGAAGACCCCGCTTGACCTTTTTGCGTGA
- the efp gene encoding elongation factor P encodes MASYSTNEFRGGLKVLLDGDPCIILDNEFVKPGKGQAFNRVKLRNLMTNRQWERTFKSGESLEAADVIDLEMEYLYTDGEFWHFMKTDGSFEQYPADAKAVGDALKWLKEQDVYTVTLYNGAPLTVTPPNFVELEVVDTDPGMKGDTAQGGTKPATLSTGAVVNVPLFITIGEVLKVDTRSGEYVNRVKGG; translated from the coding sequence ATGGCTTCATATTCTACCAACGAATTCCGCGGCGGTCTTAAGGTTTTGCTGGACGGCGATCCCTGTATCATTCTCGATAACGAATTCGTAAAACCCGGCAAGGGTCAGGCATTCAACCGTGTCAAGCTGCGCAACCTGATGACCAATCGCCAGTGGGAGCGCACCTTCAAGTCCGGTGAAAGCCTGGAAGCCGCCGACGTCATCGATCTGGAAATGGAGTACCTGTACACAGACGGTGAGTTCTGGCACTTCATGAAGACAGACGGCTCGTTCGAGCAGTACCCGGCGGATGCCAAGGCTGTTGGTGATGCCCTCAAGTGGTTGAAAGAGCAGGACGTTTATACCGTCACGCTGTATAACGGCGCACCGCTGACGGTGACGCCGCCGAATTTTGTTGAACTGGAAGTGGTGGATACCGACCCGGGCATGAAAGGCGACACCGCCCAGGGTGGCACCAAGCCGGCAACCCTCTCTACCGGTGCCGTCGTGAACGTGCCGCTGTTCATAACCATCGGTGAAGTACTCAAGGTAGACACCCGCTCCGGCGAATACGTCAACCGTGTGAAAGGCGGCTGA
- the epmA gene encoding EF-P lysine aminoacylase EpmA: MKATPPWQPSASLAALESRARQLAWVRGFFAQRGVMEVETPVLGRYGVTDINIDCIPASPTPVAGGFAKAWLQTSPEYHMKRLLASGSGPIYQVARVFRDGESGRRHNPEFSLLEWYRPGFTDSDLMAEVSDLVCGWLGCEAPHTMRYREVFLCFAGIDPFLASDSELSARCEKWMEPAQLRAFTRDDCLDLLMSCLVEPALAETGPVFVTGYPESQAALARVSEQGGLRQAHRFELYVRGVELCNGYWELTDGDEQQQRFAADNQARRSAGKPEMPVDQAFLAALNAGVPDCSGVALGLDRLLMLKLGLDDISGVIGFPADRA; this comes from the coding sequence GTGAAAGCAACGCCTCCCTGGCAGCCTTCCGCGTCTCTGGCTGCTCTTGAAAGCCGTGCACGCCAGCTGGCCTGGGTGCGCGGCTTTTTTGCACAACGGGGCGTGATGGAGGTGGAGACGCCCGTGCTGGGTCGATACGGTGTTACCGACATCAACATCGACTGCATCCCCGCCAGTCCCACTCCTGTAGCGGGGGGCTTTGCGAAAGCCTGGCTCCAGACCTCCCCCGAATATCACATGAAGCGCCTGCTGGCCTCCGGCTCCGGGCCCATCTATCAGGTGGCGCGGGTGTTCCGGGACGGCGAATCCGGGCGCCGGCACAACCCTGAATTTTCTCTGCTTGAATGGTACCGGCCCGGGTTCACGGATTCCGATCTGATGGCGGAAGTGTCCGACCTGGTGTGCGGCTGGCTGGGTTGTGAAGCACCACACACGATGCGGTACCGTGAGGTTTTTCTTTGCTTTGCAGGCATTGACCCCTTTCTGGCCAGTGACAGTGAGTTGTCGGCCCGCTGCGAAAAGTGGATGGAGCCGGCACAGTTACGCGCCTTTACCCGGGACGATTGCCTGGATTTGCTGATGAGTTGCCTGGTTGAGCCGGCGTTGGCTGAAACCGGGCCGGTGTTTGTCACTGGCTACCCGGAATCCCAGGCGGCGTTGGCGCGTGTGTCAGAGCAGGGCGGTTTGCGCCAGGCGCACCGTTTCGAACTCTATGTGCGCGGGGTAGAGTTGTGCAACGGTTACTGGGAGCTTACCGACGGGGATGAGCAGCAGCAGCGGTTTGCGGCGGACAACCAGGCGCGACGTTCGGCTGGCAAGCCGGAAATGCCCGTTGACCAGGCATTTCTGGCGGCTCTGAACGCCGGCGTTCCGGACTGTTCAGGGGTGGCGCTGGGCCTTGACCGCTTGCTGATGCTGAAGCTGGGGTTGGATGATATCTCAGGGGTTATCGGGTTTCCTGCTGACCGGGCCTGA